The region TGTTCAGATGCCCAAGGTGTGGTGAGCTGCTTGATACGGTGCTAATAACGGACAGGGTGAAGGGTGATGGATCATTAAGTGGGAGGGGTGTGTGGAGATACAGGAGGTTCCTGCCGGATATTGAGGAACCCGTGAGCATGGGTGAGGGTGGAACCCCATTAATAAGGCTTAGGGGTTATGGGAATGCTTACGTTAAGTTTGAGGGTGCCAATCCCACAGGCTCCTTCAAGGATAGGGGTATGACCGTGGGTGTTTCGCTAGCGAGGAACCTGGGTTTTAGGGGTGTTATAGTGGCGTCCACGGGGAACACCGCCGCGTCAGCTGCTGCATACTCAGCCAGGGCTGGGCTTGAATGCATAGTGGTGCTTCCCAGGGGTAATGTGGCTAGGGGTAAGTTGGGGCAGGCGGTTATTCACAGTGCCAGGATCCTGGAGGTTGAGGGGTCCTTTGACGATGCGTTGGAGTACGTCATAGAGGGTGTGGTGAATAATGTGGGTAGTGACGGGGTTAGGTACTACCCACTTAATTCCATTAATCCCTGGAGACTTGAGGGCCAGAAGACCGCGGCCTTCGAGATATTCGAGGAGATTGGGGTGCCGGACTTCGTAATAGTACCCGTGGGTAATGGGGGCAATATCTACGCAATTTGGAAGGGCTTTGAGGAGCTTAGGAGGATTGGGTTAATAAGCGATGTTCCTAGGATGATTGGGGTGCAGGCTGAGGGGGCTGCACCGCTGGTTAGGTATTGGAGGGGTTTGGGTGAGCCTAGGATTGACAATCCAAGGACCGTGGCAAGCGCAATAAGGATTGGCAAGCCCGTTAACTGGTTCAGGGCATACAGGGCTGTTAAGGAGAGTGGTGGCTTATTCATTGACGTGAGCGATGAGGAAATACTAAGGGCCCAGAGGGAACTTGGTAAAATGGGCATTGGCGTGGAACCAGCCAGCGCGGCCTCACTTGCCGGTTACATTAGACTACTTAATGAGGGGTACGTAAGCAGGAGTGATAGGGTGGTCCTAATAGCCACGGGCCACGCACTAAAGGACCCCGATTTACTGATTAGGGAGTTGAGGTCGGAGGTTGTGAGGGGCTTTGAGGAGTTCATGAGCATTATAAGGCGGGGCTAAATTCAATTTAAACGGGTGGGATTAACCCAGTAGGTTTACCTCAGGCACATTCTCCGTACTCGCCTTCTCAGCCAGTACATCATTGCTAATTTCTATCGTGTACTTAAGCTTGGCCGTGTAAACCACGTTATTCCCCTCCTCACCCGTTGGTGTTTGTGGTATCTCACCACTAACCCTTGCGTAGCCCTTCTCCTCACCACCCCTCATTAACTTCCAAACCATACTCACTGAGTACTTACCACCCACATCCTTAACATCCCAAGTCCTCTCACCTGGCTCAAGCCCGTAGTCACTGGCCATGGACTTAACCAACTGCAGGAAGTTGGTTCCTGAGTCGTCAAGTGGCACGGTTAGTCCTGCCTCCCTGGGCCACCTCTCAAGCCTCCTCTTCCTGGCATCCTCATTGGCACTCTTGCTTATCTTAATGGGGGTTTCCAACTCCCTCTCGTAAACCACGGTGTAGCTCATGATCGTCCTAACTCACTTTGACTGGGTATTTAAATAACTTACCTAGGTCAGTCAACACCTTAATCCTCACCTACTCGGGGCAGCCATTCGCTCATCACGTCACTCCACAGTAATTACTTCATTTATATCCCTTATCTCCACCTCACCCTCATTATTCCTGGTTAGGTTAGCTAAACATATGGGGCATAGTGTGACTACATTCCTGGAGAGCTTGGCCAGGTTCCTTATCCTAATCTTGGCAATCCTCTCGCTAAGCCCTGGATTCAGGCTCTCAATGGGCCCTCCACAGCAGGTTGATGTTTCCCTACCAGTTATCACGGGGTCCTCCACATGCTTAATACCCGCCCTATCCAGTATGGACCTGTATACGTCGTACTTATTCAAATACCTGGCGTAGAGGCATGAGTCGTGTATAACTACGGTGTCCAGGTTAATGAGGGGCTTCACCCTAGCCTTACTTATTATGTCCAGGTAATTAACCACGTCGAAATCCAACTTAAAGTACCTGGGGGCCACCTCGGTGAGTATATTATGTGTGTGGGGGTCTATGGTTATGACCTTCCTCACACCAAACCTCTTGAATGTGGGCATTACTGTCTTCTCGAAGTAATCTAGGAATTGATCAATGGCGCCCAACTCGTAAAGCAGGGCACCACTGTAGGGCTCGTCCTCGTATAAATAGCCAAAATTAATGCCGGACTTCCTGAGGGATTGGGCTATGTTCTTAACAATACCATTGGCCCTAGTAATATCGCTGGGCGAGGGCTTCACCACGAAGCCAGCCACTAAACCACTGAACCTCGAGAAAACCCTCGCGACACCACCCAGTGGCGAGCCCTGTAACTTCTCAATCCAGGGTATCATTTGGTTTATCACGGGAGCCATTTGGTAGAGGCATGAGGTATAGATTACGGTGTCCCCTCCCTTGGGCACATTCAATTCCCCCGCCCACTGGGTACAGAGGGATTTATCCATGGGTATGGGTAGGCCATTGCTGCCGAGGCTTCCCTGTATAATACTAACCAGCGTCTTAACCCAACTCTCCATCGGCACCCACTGGCGCCGCCCCTTATTAAGTATTTAGTGTAATGTGTTAGTTAGATTATTATCAAAAGTGAACAATCCCATTAGGTGAATAATACTTAAATCTTCAAACCCAGTAAGTCTATCAATGTCACTGAAGGTAGTAACCTTCGACGCATACAACACATTGATTAACTACGGGAGGGAATTCATAGATGAGGTAACAAGTAACATAACCAAGTACCTAAGATCCCTCAGTATGGAGGTTAGCTTCGATTACGTGCGCGAGGCCTATGTGAACCTGGATAGGGAGATTAGGCTTAGGCGCGTTGTGGAGATGGCCTACGTACCACCCATGGACAATGTTAGGAGGTTCCTGGAGACAGTCTCTAGGAAGTACGGGTTCAGGTTAAGTGAGGATATAGTCATGAACGTGGCCGAGATAATAAACAACACACTGCTTG is a window of Vulcanisaeta thermophila DNA encoding:
- a CDS encoding (Fe-S)-binding protein; this encodes MESWVKTLVSIIQGSLGSNGLPIPMDKSLCTQWAGELNVPKGGDTVIYTSCLYQMAPVINQMIPWIEKLQGSPLGGVARVFSRFSGLVAGFVVKPSPSDITRANGIVKNIAQSLRKSGINFGYLYEDEPYSGALLYELGAIDQFLDYFEKTVMPTFKRFGVRKVITIDPHTHNILTEVAPRYFKLDFDVVNYLDIISKARVKPLINLDTVVIHDSCLYARYLNKYDVYRSILDRAGIKHVEDPVITGRETSTCCGGPIESLNPGLSERIAKIRIRNLAKLSRNVVTLCPICLANLTRNNEGEVEIRDINEVITVE
- the thrC gene encoding threonine synthase → MKCPRCGLELPPSPLMFRCPRCGELLDTVLITDRVKGDGSLSGRGVWRYRRFLPDIEEPVSMGEGGTPLIRLRGYGNAYVKFEGANPTGSFKDRGMTVGVSLARNLGFRGVIVASTGNTAASAAAYSARAGLECIVVLPRGNVARGKLGQAVIHSARILEVEGSFDDALEYVIEGVVNNVGSDGVRYYPLNSINPWRLEGQKTAAFEIFEEIGVPDFVIVPVGNGGNIYAIWKGFEELRRIGLISDVPRMIGVQAEGAAPLVRYWRGLGEPRIDNPRTVASAIRIGKPVNWFRAYRAVKESGGLFIDVSDEEILRAQRELGKMGIGVEPASAASLAGYIRLLNEGYVSRSDRVVLIATGHALKDPDLLIRELRSEVVRGFEEFMSIIRRG